Genomic window (Longimicrobiales bacterium):
GGTATGCCGACACCATTGTCGGCCACGACGATGTTCACCGCGTCGTCTGACGCTGAGCATGACAGCTCGATGCGTCCGCCTCGGTCAGTGAATTTCACAGCGTTCGACAGCAGGTTGACCAGGATCTGGCGAACCTTCTCGATGTCGGCGCGTGCGATGATTTCGGGCGGGCACGGCGTGACCACCAGGTCGAGATCCCGGGCCTGCGCCTGCGGCGCAACGAGTGCCTCCGCAGCCGAGATCACGTCCCGGACACGCATATCCCCCACCTCGTAGTGTACGGTACCGGTCTCGAGCCTGGCGTAGTTCAGCACTTCGTTGATGAGGCCCAGCAGGTGTCGCTGGCTCGCCTGCACACGACCGAGGTCTTCGTGCTGTTGCGCGGTCACGGGTCCGCGGATCCCCATGTCGATGAGCTCGATGTAACCGGCAATGGCGTTCAGCGGGGTGCGCAGCTCGTGACTCATCACCGCCAGGAACTCGCTCTTGGCGCGGTTGGCCCGCTCCGCCTCCGCGCGCGCGGCGTGCTCCGCCTCGAACAGGCGCGCACGTTCCATCGCCAGCGCCGCCTGGCTTCCGAGCGCGAGCAGGAATCCGCGATCCTCCTCCGTGAACACCCGCTGACCGTCGAACGCGAAGGAGATTACACCGACGGCCTCGCCCGCTGCCACGAGCGGCACGAACGCCGCCGACTCGACACCGAGCGCATCCCAGACCGGCGCAATCGGAGGATACCGCGCATCGAGACCGTCCGGACCATCACGTGTCTCGATCCAGATGGGCGCCCGCTCGAGAAAGCACTCCGTCAGCGGGCTCTGCAGGTCGAACGGCTGGCGCCTGACTCCCGGGACCACGGAATCGGGAAACCCGACCGTGCGGAGCAGCAGCATGTGGTCGCTGCCATCCGGGTCCCGTGCGGCCAGCGCGCCGGTGCGGGCGCCCAGCGCACCTACCATATCGGAGACGACCACGGTCGCGATGTCGTCGACGGTGCTGGCGCCCGCCAGTGCGGCAGTAAGAGCCTGCAGGCGCTCCGCGCGATCCCGCGCTCGCTCCACCTCCTGCCACGCACGTGCCTGGTCCGTGACGTCCGTGCCCATCACGACGATGTCGGTGCGCGTGCCATCCACCTCCGTCAGCGGGACGTACGCAACATCCACGATCCGCTCTTCCATCCCCCCATCCGCGTCACGCTTCAGCGAAATCGGCAGCGCGCGCCCGACGAAGGACTCACCCGTCTCGAGCACTCGGTTCATCACCTCTTCGTAACCCTGCCCGCGTGCCTCCGGTATGGCGTCGAACAGCGGCTTGCCCACCACGTCCCGGCCGCCGATCAGTTCCATGTAGGCATCGTTGACGATCTCCAGCACGTGGTTCTCGCCCCGCAGCACCACCATGAACGCAGGCGCCCGCCGGATCACCTCGGCGAGCCGCTCCCGCTCGAGCCTCAGTGCTTCCAGCAGCCGTTCGCGCTCCTCAGACGCTGAGTGTTTCTCCGCCACATCGCGAAACAGCACCGCGACCCGCCGCTCCTCCGGTCGGCCGGTGCGGAACGCATACACGTCGTACCATCGCCCCAGCGCACGGGCCCCCTCCTCGAAGCGTATCGGCTCTCCCGTGCGCGCTACGCGGCCGTACCGCTCGAACCAGTGCTCTTCGTGATCCGGCGCCAGATAGCGCATCCGTTTTCCCACGGCATCGACCAGCCCCGTCTGCTCCACGAACGCCGCGTTCGTTTCGACGAACACATAATCGACCGCGCGCCCCACGTCGTCGAAGATGACCTCGATGACGCAAAACCCTTCGTCAATGGAATCGAACAGCGCCTGATAACGCGCATCGCTCTCACGCAGCGCGACATTTTTCTCGGCCAACTCGCGCCGCAGACCCGCACGGAGTTCGATCTCGCCAAGCGCCCATGCACCCATGTCGGTGAGCTGGGCGATCTCACGTTCCGTCCAGTGCCTGGGCTCGAAATCAACGACGCAGAGCGTG
Coding sequences:
- a CDS encoding ATP-binding protein — protein: MPDPNDNALNQRDRLAAIAASDLLDGGAIPALDRVARLTADLLRVPVVQLNVITADRQVPVSHVGGDTWSRSVDLSRSYCQAAIQTGEPLVVEDARKDPRFAASTVDSEDAIVAYLSIPLLSPRSSAPLATLCVVDFEPRHWTEREIAQLTDMGAWALGEIELRAGLRRELAEKNVALRESDARYQALFDSIDEGFCVIEVIFDDVGRAVDYVFVETNAAFVEQTGLVDAVGKRMRYLAPDHEEHWFERYGRVARTGEPIRFEEGARALGRWYDVYAFRTGRPEERRVAVLFRDVAEKHSASEERERLLEALRLERERLAEVIRRAPAFMVVLRGENHVLEIVNDAYMELIGGRDVVGKPLFDAIPEARGQGYEEVMNRVLETGESFVGRALPISLKRDADGGMEERIVDVAYVPLTEVDGTRTDIVVMGTDVTDQARAWQEVERARDRAERLQALTAALAGASTVDDIATVVVSDMVGALGARTGALAARDPDGSDHMLLLRTVGFPDSVVPGVRRQPFDLQSPLTECFLERAPIWIETRDGPDGLDARYPPIAPVWDALGVESAAFVPLVAAGEAVGVISFAFDGQRVFTEEDRGFLLALGSQAALAMERARLFEAEHAARAEAERANRAKSEFLAVMSHELRTPLNAIAGYIELIDMGIRGPVTAQQHEDLGRVQASQRHLLGLINEVLNYARLETGTVHYEVGDMRVRDVISAAEALVAPQAQARDLDLVVTPCPPEIIARADIEKVRQILVNLLSNAVKFTDRGGRIELSCSASDDAVNIVVADNGVGIPPDQLNRIFDPFVQVRSDLTRTAEGTGLGLAISRDLARAMGGDLSAQSTAGEGSVFTVTLPVPAVET